The following are from one region of the Osmerus mordax isolate fOsmMor3 chromosome 1, fOsmMor3.pri, whole genome shotgun sequence genome:
- the LOC136941117 gene encoding protein disulfide isomerase Creld1, translating into MSARWRLLLAVGLYSVLAQLDQVQGCPDTCKTCSGPGHDLCLECTPGWTIHDNTCVDVDECGTELEQCPTNTYCLNTQGAYECRGCDPACVGCMGGGSARCRGCASGYRLTGAKCLDIDECAERVLACPGLDEICTNTEGTFSCDCAEGLTRKNNVCVQKRRPSDHERSLFEDIQEEEVEVLQQMFFGVLLCALATLAAKGDMVFTSIFMGAVAAMAGYWLSDRGERAMSRFLKRP; encoded by the exons ATGTCGGCTCGCTGGCGCCTCCTGCTGGCAGTAGGGCTGTACTCTGTGTTAGCTCAGCTGGATCAGGTACAGGGCTGTCCGGACACCTGTAAGACATGCTCAGGACCAGGACACGATCTGTGTTTGGAATGTACACCAGGCTGGACTATCCACGATAACACTTGTGTAG ACGTTGATGAATGTGGTACAGAGCTGGAACAGTGCCCCACCAACACCTACTGCCTCAACACCCAGGGCGCTTATGAGTGCCGAG GTTGTGACCCTGCGTGTGTGGGCTGTATGGGCGGAGGGTCTGCCCGCTGCAGAGGATGTGCCTCTGGATACAGACTTACAGGAGCTAAGTGTCTAG ACATAGATGAGTGTGCTGAAAGGGTGCTGGCTTGCCCAGGACTGGATGAGATCTGCACCAACACAGAGGGCACCTTCAGCTGTGACTGTGCTGAGGGGCTCACCCGAAAAAACAATGTCTGTGTTCAAAAGCGAAGGCCCA GTGACCATGAGAGAAGTTTGTTTGAGGACAtccaggaggaggaagtggaggttcTACAGCAGATGTTCTTTGGTGTGCTGCTCTGTGCACTGGCCACTCTGGCTGCCAAGGGAGACATGGTGTTCACCTCCATCTTCATGGGGGCCGTGGCGGCCATGGCTGGTTACTGgctctcagacaggggagaacgTGCCATGAGCCGTTTTCTGAAAAGGCCCTAA
- the LOC136941105 gene encoding interleukin-17 receptor C-like isoform X1, which produces MKSTMSWLSYSVLLTWFSTLALEMISGPQCGQVTCSPGLTCEIEDVLLLPTDPKSGSEVIDLEVVAKLCCPTKPPNRTTCLPCMLINIQLNSSDNEESGYEENFGVRDDNEDDDANVVVCFNSPEAVIPCKKINFKVTPRTAPEQAQLSLVLCEPKMVQFGSEVSVTAGSKLRTVEVPSVDKVCSTELQELVEACNAPNFSVKTDQVRDVVDLRVKGKNTSAFPLMMCLQHEISGICKEWKEKTIPLHSVTPCMCIQMWWEKKNQRSHRHRRCPFRNNTERFQRNVWDNVSVSVARGEMNSGASMLSWNVSAPCRLEAEVWPCQRGAGAGGCREQSNFRQNLVDGPWTENHTGFWRVQGAFEHVEPSADLCMMVKIQGMYQNILSCPNAETSRWRMSLLVLVTVLLIGIAVLGVCFLHSTVKRWAWKGLHKEWRAGRKGHMVLLSPPDAEGAVSEQVCELGSLLVAQGFRVSVDLWSRAQLGSLGPLPWLHSQLHLLDTQGGRVLVVLNRSAWEKAQQWGLDPLRQGLLAQGEDPQAGGRGEMDRDHSGVQGSSPYKDVFSACLSCIQADHQRGGAGERFTLVTFESHPARPSTGSQRGLPELLQGLPWFHLPSQRQGLLSALSGGRREVSWRWTEGLKGGLSSVCPTGL; this is translated from the exons ATGAAATCGACGATGTCTTGGTTGTCATACTCAGTCCTATTGACATGGTTTTCAACCCTTGCGCTGGAAATGATCTCAGGACCTCAATGCGGACAAGTCACATGTTCACCG GGTCTTACCTGCGAGATTGAAG ATGTTCTTCTTCTCCCAACGGACCCAAAGTCTGGTTCTGAAGTCATCGACCTTGAGGTAGTTGCTAAGCTCTGCTGCCCAACGAAACCACCGAATAGGACTACATGCTTACCCTGCATGCTCATCAACATCCAGCTCAACAGCAGTGACAATGAGGAGAGTGGATACGAAGAAAACTTTGGTGTTCGGGATGATAATGAAGATGATGACG CGAACGTGGTGGTGTGCTTTAACAGTCCAGAAGCCGTAATACCGTGTAAAAAAATCAACTTCAAAGTAACACCAAGGACTGCACCGGAG CAGGCTCAGCTGTCACTGGTGCTGTGCGAACCGAAGATGGTTCAATTCGGCAGTGAAGTGAGCGTGACGGCGGGCTCAAAGCTCCGCACGGTGGAAGTACCTTCCGTCGACAAAG TGTGTTCCACAGAACTTCAGGAACTTGTAGAGGCTTGTAATG CCCCCAACTTTAGCGTTAAAACAGACCAGGTGAGGGACGTTGTCGATCTGAGGGTTAAAGGCAAGAATACGAGCGCCTTCCCATTAATGATGTGCCTACAGCATGAGATAAGCGGAATTTGCAAG gagtggaaAGAGAAGACCATTCCACTGCACTCTGTCACCCCTTGTATGTGTATTCAG atgtggtgggagaaaaaaaatcaaagATCACACCGACATAGACGCTGTCCCTTCAGGAACAACACAG AACGTTTTCAACGTAACGTATGGGATAACGTGTCAGTGTCCGTGGCCCGAGGCGAGATGAACAGTGGCGCTAGCATGCTCTCCTGGAACGTGTCGGCACCCTGCAGGCTGGAGGCGGAAGTGTGGCCGTGTCAGAGGGGCGCAGGAGCGGGCGGATGCAGGGAGCAGAGCAACTTCAGGCAGAATCTGGTGGATGGCCCATGGACTGAAAACCACACAGGATTCTGG CGTGTGCAGGGAGCGTTTGAACACGTAGAGCCTAGTGCGGACCTGTGTATGATG GTAAAAATACAAGGAATGTACCAAAATATCCTATCCTGTCCTAATGCAGAGA CCAGTAGGTGGCGGATGAGTCTATTGGTTCTGGTTACTGTGCTGCTAATCGGCATAGCTGTTCTCGGAGTGTGTTTCCTACACAGCACAGTGAAAC GATGGGCATGGAAAGGCCTGCATAAGGAATGGA GAGCTGGTAGGAAGGGACACATGGTGCTGCTGAGCCCCCCAGATGCAGAAGGGGCCGTGTCCGAGCAGGTGTGTGAGCTGGGCTCCCTCCTTGTTGCCCAGGGCTTCAGGGTATCTGTGGATCTGTGGAGTCGAGCCCAGCTGGGGTCTCTCGGGCCCCTGCCCTGGCTGCACTCCCAGCTGCACCTCCTGGACACCCAGGGGGGCCGGGTCCTGGTGGTCTTGAACCGCTCTGCCTGGGAGAAGGCCCAGCAGTGGGGTCTGGACCCTCTACGACAGGGACTCCTCGCCCAGGGAGAGGACCCTCAggctgggggaaggggagagatggacagggaCCACTCCGGTGTCCAGGGCTCGTCCCCATACAAGGACGTCTTCTCTGCCTGTTTGAGCTGCATCCAGGCGGACCACCAGCGGGGTGGTGCAGGAGAGCGTTTCACCTTGGTGACCTTTGAATCACACCCTGCCCGGCCCTCCACAGGGAGCCAGCGGGGCctcccagagctgctccagGGGCTGCCTTGGTTCCACCTGCCCTCCCAGAGACAGGGGCTGCTGTCGGCCCTGTCTGGGGGCAGGCGAGAGGTGAGCTGGAGGTGGACTGAGGGGCTGAAGGGAGGACTGTCTTCTGTCTGTCCTACAGGGCTTTAG
- the LOC136941105 gene encoding interleukin-17 receptor C-like isoform X2: MKSTMSWLSYSVLLTWFSTLALEMISGPQCGQVTCSPGLTCEIEDVLLLPTDPKSGSEVIDLEVVAKLCCPTKPPNRTTCLPCMLINIQLNSSDNEESGYEENFGVRDDNEDDDANVVVCFNSPEAVIPCKKINFKVTPRTAPEAQLSLVLCEPKMVQFGSEVSVTAGSKLRTVEVPSVDKVCSTELQELVEACNAPNFSVKTDQVRDVVDLRVKGKNTSAFPLMMCLQHEISGICKEWKEKTIPLHSVTPCMCIQMWWEKKNQRSHRHRRCPFRNNTERFQRNVWDNVSVSVARGEMNSGASMLSWNVSAPCRLEAEVWPCQRGAGAGGCREQSNFRQNLVDGPWTENHTGFWRVQGAFEHVEPSADLCMMVKIQGMYQNILSCPNAETSRWRMSLLVLVTVLLIGIAVLGVCFLHSTVKRWAWKGLHKEWRAGRKGHMVLLSPPDAEGAVSEQVCELGSLLVAQGFRVSVDLWSRAQLGSLGPLPWLHSQLHLLDTQGGRVLVVLNRSAWEKAQQWGLDPLRQGLLAQGEDPQAGGRGEMDRDHSGVQGSSPYKDVFSACLSCIQADHQRGGAGERFTLVTFESHPARPSTGSQRGLPELLQGLPWFHLPSQRQGLLSALSGGRREVSWRWTEGLKGGLSSVCPTGL; this comes from the exons ATGAAATCGACGATGTCTTGGTTGTCATACTCAGTCCTATTGACATGGTTTTCAACCCTTGCGCTGGAAATGATCTCAGGACCTCAATGCGGACAAGTCACATGTTCACCG GGTCTTACCTGCGAGATTGAAG ATGTTCTTCTTCTCCCAACGGACCCAAAGTCTGGTTCTGAAGTCATCGACCTTGAGGTAGTTGCTAAGCTCTGCTGCCCAACGAAACCACCGAATAGGACTACATGCTTACCCTGCATGCTCATCAACATCCAGCTCAACAGCAGTGACAATGAGGAGAGTGGATACGAAGAAAACTTTGGTGTTCGGGATGATAATGAAGATGATGACG CGAACGTGGTGGTGTGCTTTAACAGTCCAGAAGCCGTAATACCGTGTAAAAAAATCAACTTCAAAGTAACACCAAGGACTGCACCGGAG GCTCAGCTGTCACTGGTGCTGTGCGAACCGAAGATGGTTCAATTCGGCAGTGAAGTGAGCGTGACGGCGGGCTCAAAGCTCCGCACGGTGGAAGTACCTTCCGTCGACAAAG TGTGTTCCACAGAACTTCAGGAACTTGTAGAGGCTTGTAATG CCCCCAACTTTAGCGTTAAAACAGACCAGGTGAGGGACGTTGTCGATCTGAGGGTTAAAGGCAAGAATACGAGCGCCTTCCCATTAATGATGTGCCTACAGCATGAGATAAGCGGAATTTGCAAG gagtggaaAGAGAAGACCATTCCACTGCACTCTGTCACCCCTTGTATGTGTATTCAG atgtggtgggagaaaaaaaatcaaagATCACACCGACATAGACGCTGTCCCTTCAGGAACAACACAG AACGTTTTCAACGTAACGTATGGGATAACGTGTCAGTGTCCGTGGCCCGAGGCGAGATGAACAGTGGCGCTAGCATGCTCTCCTGGAACGTGTCGGCACCCTGCAGGCTGGAGGCGGAAGTGTGGCCGTGTCAGAGGGGCGCAGGAGCGGGCGGATGCAGGGAGCAGAGCAACTTCAGGCAGAATCTGGTGGATGGCCCATGGACTGAAAACCACACAGGATTCTGG CGTGTGCAGGGAGCGTTTGAACACGTAGAGCCTAGTGCGGACCTGTGTATGATG GTAAAAATACAAGGAATGTACCAAAATATCCTATCCTGTCCTAATGCAGAGA CCAGTAGGTGGCGGATGAGTCTATTGGTTCTGGTTACTGTGCTGCTAATCGGCATAGCTGTTCTCGGAGTGTGTTTCCTACACAGCACAGTGAAAC GATGGGCATGGAAAGGCCTGCATAAGGAATGGA GAGCTGGTAGGAAGGGACACATGGTGCTGCTGAGCCCCCCAGATGCAGAAGGGGCCGTGTCCGAGCAGGTGTGTGAGCTGGGCTCCCTCCTTGTTGCCCAGGGCTTCAGGGTATCTGTGGATCTGTGGAGTCGAGCCCAGCTGGGGTCTCTCGGGCCCCTGCCCTGGCTGCACTCCCAGCTGCACCTCCTGGACACCCAGGGGGGCCGGGTCCTGGTGGTCTTGAACCGCTCTGCCTGGGAGAAGGCCCAGCAGTGGGGTCTGGACCCTCTACGACAGGGACTCCTCGCCCAGGGAGAGGACCCTCAggctgggggaaggggagagatggacagggaCCACTCCGGTGTCCAGGGCTCGTCCCCATACAAGGACGTCTTCTCTGCCTGTTTGAGCTGCATCCAGGCGGACCACCAGCGGGGTGGTGCAGGAGAGCGTTTCACCTTGGTGACCTTTGAATCACACCCTGCCCGGCCCTCCACAGGGAGCCAGCGGGGCctcccagagctgctccagGGGCTGCCTTGGTTCCACCTGCCCTCCCAGAGACAGGGGCTGCTGTCGGCCCTGTCTGGGGGCAGGCGAGAGGTGAGCTGGAGGTGGACTGAGGGGCTGAAGGGAGGACTGTCTTCTGTCTGTCCTACAGGGCTTTAG